DNA from Mycolicibacterium alvei:
TCACTCGAGAGCCGCACAGCGTCGCATGGGGTACCGACAAGTCTGAAGTGCAGCCGTTCTGCAGCCTTGAAATTCACCACTGAGCGCTCAAGTCGCGCTAGGTTGACTCCGCAGCGGACCGAGCGGCGTGCGGAGGAGGTTTTGGGAGGGTGGAACGACTGCCTTTTGCGCAACTGGCGACCCAGCGGTCACGGATGATGGAGAGGCTGCGCCAGCTGCCAATCGCTGATGATGGTGTCCACAAACGCGCTGTCGCTGAACTCGGGCGACGAGTCGAGAATTGGTGGGGCGGTGCGCTGCCGCCGATGACGCGATTCGCAGACGCCCCGCCCCGGGGCCGACCGGCTATGCTTGCCGCCGATCCCGTCGAGCTTTGGATTCTGCGTGCGATCTCGCCCAAGGCTCGGCCGGCAGTGTTTGGTGTCGAAGCTAACGGCGCCGTTTCCACCGTTGACCTCACGGGCCGATATCAGATCTTCGTCAGCGGGCTGTCGCGGTTACTGGACGAGGCTGCGGATGTCTGTCGCCACATCAACGGCGGGGGCGGATTTCTGCTCGTGGAGCGCGGCGGACGCTTCTTCACTGACCTGGAGGCTGACACAGATCAGGCGCTGGCCGTGGTGGATACCGACAAGCAACGGTTCAGCCACACCAAACCGCCGAGATCCAAGAGCTTTTGGCAACAGGTGGTGGGGTTTCTGCCGTGGGTGCACGACGAACCCGAAAAGGTTTCCCGCCCTGCCAAATCAGAGGGCAATGCTGCGTCTGAGCAGCCCGCCGATCCTTGGTCACCGATGGAAACGGCCGATGACATCAACGCCAGACCGGTCTATCGGCTGGTCGTCAACATCGATACGGGTTCGTGGCCCACCTCCGGTGTTCTGGGTGAATTGGGCTACAAGGTTGGAAAGAACGGTCTCGGCCCGTCTGTGAGGCGACACATCCTCCGCAACGCGTTGATAGTCGAGTTGGTGGCCACAATGCCCGAGGCTGAGTCGTACGTGGGGGAATGGGGCGCTCCAAATAGCAGGCAACGCGCGGCGAAGATCGAACGGTGTCTGGCCGGCTTCTCCGAACTCAACCGGCGCAAGAACGCCGACTATTCAGAGGCGATCGCCGACTGGGAAAGTGACCTGGCGTGGTTCACGCGGGAGTGCAGTCCCTGACGGTGCGGTGCCTCAGGCGGGCTGGGCCATCACCGACTGCAGCCGCCCTCTGATGGCCTGTGTTTTCTCTATCAAATCGACAATCAGAATGCGGTCCCGTGCAGACGGATCACGGAGAATTCATCAGGCTCACCGCCGACTACGGGGTAGAGCTCTGGAGCGAGCTGCCGAGGTGGAGTCCAACTCGCCAATTGTCGAGACGCCGGCAAATTCTGCGAGGCGGATCGCGACCAGCGCAGCAGCGTGAGCGTCGTCACCGGCTTCATGGTGCTTGCCCAGAACGACACCAAGATGCGCACAAACCTGGGGCAGGGTGTACTTGGGAAGCTGAATCAGCCGTTTCGCCCAGACCTTCGTGCAGTGATGGGGGATCGGTGGCCTTGACCGGCCGCAGGTAGCGAGTGCCTGATCCAGAACGCCGATATCGAATACCGCATTGTGTGCCACGATGGGCAGTCCTGTGTTGAGGCATTCGAGGAGCTCGGGTACCCGCTCGGCGAATGTTGGTTGGTTGGCCACCGTTTCGGCCGTAATACCGTGAACCCGGACGTTATACGGTCCAAATTCGTGCAGCCCCGCTGGCGGTCGGCACAACCACGAGCCCCGGTCCGCTACGACGCCGTTGCGTACGGTCGCCCAGCCCATGGCGCACACCGATGCGTAGTTGGGATTGGCAGTTTCGAAATCTATTGCGACGAAATCCATTGGAAGTCGTTTCTCCTGACTACCTGTCGTGCCACGAAAAGGGCGGGGGAAGGGCAACGTGAGGGGGACCCATTCGGTGGTCCAGTCGCTATGCGGCTTGGGGTTGGTGGGTCGTGGTCCACTGTAGGGCGAACTCGGCTGGGCTGAGTCCGCGGTGGGCCGAATGCGGTCGGTTGGCGTTGTAGTCGATCCTCCAGTCTTCGATGATCACCCGGGCTTCGAGCAGTGAGTCGAAGCGCCAGGAGTTGAGCAGCTCGTCGCGCAGTCGGCCGTTGAACGACTCGATCCATGCGTTCTGCCAGGGTGATCCGGGGTCGATGAAAAGTGAGCCGGTGCCGTTGAACCGGCACCAGTCGTTGACCGCGTGGGCGACGAACTCGGGCCCGTTGTCAAAGCGCACGTAGTGCGGCGCGCCATGTTGGTCGACCAGTTGGTCGAGGATGTCGACGACCCGGTCGGCGTTGATGGCGCGATCGACGTGGATCGCCAGGGCTTCGCGGGTGAACTCGTCGATGATGTTGAGCATTTTGATGGTGCGCCCGTCGGCGGTGGTGTCGAACTGAAAGTCCATCGCCCAGATCACGTTCGGCTGGATCGGGCACATCGCGCCGACCGCGGTCCCGATGCCGGTCAGACGTTTCTTCTTGCGGCGCTGCGGGACTCGCAGGCCCTCGTCGCGCCACAGTCGGCGGACGCGCTTGTTGTTGACGACCCAGCCCGCTTTTCGTGCGGCAATCGCCGCTCGTCGCCAGCCCCAGCGGGGCCGGTCGGTGGAGAATTTCCGCAGCCAGGCCCGCAGCTCGGCTTCCTCGTCGGTGATCGGTGGCGGCGTCAGTCGCATCGTGGAGCGGTGAATGCCGACCACCGTGCAGGCTCGACGCTCAGAGACCCCGAACCGCTCACGCAACGCCGTGACGGCGCTGCGCTTGCGATCCGGGGTCAGAAGTTTCCCGACGAGATCTCCTTGAGCATGT
Protein-coding regions in this window:
- a CDS encoding 3'-5' exonuclease, whose product is MDFVAIDFETANPNYASVCAMGWATVRNGVVADRGSWLCRPPAGLHEFGPYNVRVHGITAETVANQPTFAERVPELLECLNTGLPIVAHNAVFDIGVLDQALATCGRSRPPIPHHCTKVWAKRLIQLPKYTLPQVCAHLGVVLGKHHEAGDDAHAAALVAIRLAEFAGVSTIGELDSTSAARSRALPRSRR
- a CDS encoding IS3 family transposase (programmed frameshift); amino-acid sequence: MASNKRRRHTPDQIIRKLAEGNKLLGTGQELAEVCRHLEVTESTWHRWVAQYGGMKANEAKRLKELEAENARLKKLVANQALDIDMLKEIFVGKLLTPDRKRSAVTALRERFGVSERRACTVVGIHRSTMRLTPPPITDEEAELRAWLRKFSTDRPRWGWRRAAIAARKAGWVVNNKRVRRLWRDEGLRVPQRRKKKRLTGIGTAVGAMCPIQPNVIWAMDFQFDTTADGRTIKMLNIIDEFTREALAIHVDRAINADRVVDILDQLVDQHGAPHYVRFDNGPEFVAHAVNDWCRFNGTGSLFIDPGSPWQNAWIESFNGRLRDELLNSWRFDSLLEARVIIEDWRIDYNANRPHSAHRGLSPAEFALQWTTTHQPQAA